In the genome of Candida dubliniensis CD36 chromosome 3, complete sequence, the window AGATTGcatcatcattataatAATCGAATGACAAAGTAAATACATATATGCCAAGTATAGTACCTCATAATTTCTTACAAAGATGGGAAGTTTTTGTCATTAACTTCTGGTTTAGCAGCACCACCTCTGCCACCTCTCTTGGCGCCACCTCTGGCACCACCTCTTGCACCACCTCTTTTACCACCTCTAAATCCGCCTCTGGTGTTTTGAGGTTGTTCGTCACCAAAACTGGCATCAATATCTAAAAAGACCTTTTCCTTTTGGGCCTTGGATTTGACCTTCTTGGAGTGGGTGGAAGCAAAGAAAACTTCTTGTTCCTTTTCAATCTTTTCTTCACTGGTCCATTTTTCTTCAGCACCTTCATTGGCTTGTCTGAGTTTCTTGGATCCttctaattcttgttttgataattcCAATTCAGCAAGGTATTCTTGCAACGATTTCTTTGGAGTAGCGTTAGCAGATTCATCGTTTTCTTCAGCTTCAGCTTCCAATTCAGCTTCAGCATCTTCAGTACCTTCAACTTCACCTTCTAATTCTCTCTTGTCACTTTGACCCCATCCTTGTTGCAATTTCTTCTTAGAATCGGTCTTACCGGTTCTTGAATGACGATCAAATGGTTTCTTGGAATGTTTGGTGGCAGTAGATTGAGGTGGAGCAACATCTTTGTTGAAGttcttgtttttcaaaGCAGCTTCGTTACCAGTTGgttgcttcttcttcttagCCTTGGCAGGGTCAGCTGAAGAAGGAGCGGAATCTGATTTCTTGGAAGAGGTGTTTTTCTTGACAACTTCTCTAATTGGAGCTGAAGAAGCAGCATCCTCTTCGACATCATTACCTAATAAATCGTACAAATTCtaggggaaaaaaaaagaacaacgGGTTAGTATTCTAGCGTAATATATGATGGTTCATAAAACAGAGCGTTGTGCTGGAAtgggaaagaaaaaaataaatctcAAAGAAATATCTTGGAGTAATAGCCCTCACACGATCCCTTGTCTCagtctaaaaaaaaagaaaaaatgattGGAATAGCATCAAGAAATCAACAAGAATTCTATAATGACTCCCAAAAATGAAGTTTCTAAATTGACCATTGAATCTTATTTGTTGATCTCTCAATTCATGTCAAGTGGTTGTTTGGTAATTTCCAAGTTCATTGACTCTCTTAATTCATCTTCCtccaataaacaaatttggCAATTGTGGGAAACAATACACTTTCAATTGTTCCTTTTCGGAGCTTATTCCCAAGAACTTTCTTCCATTCAATGCTCTTGTTCTAAACCATTTTGATATACTCTATTCATGTTGAACATACtttgttttgaaaagaCATTGTTTTACCTGGtgttttctttcctttcctttcctttcttttcaGTGCTTGGAagcaaaaaatttttcttttcaacgaaagaaaattttttttttttttttttgagctTGAAATTTAGCAAATCTTGTAAGACAATAAAGGTTTCACCTCACTCTCTCACACAcactttctttctttctcttccATTAAAAAGATCTCTGTCATTTTTCTTGCTAgtttaaacaattgaaaaaatgtTTATGTGCAGGATGATAATTCAGTGCTGGGTAAATTCCTCTCTTACAGTTGCTTAAAGAATTGATATGAACTATTATACATTATTCCTactttctgtttttttctttaacgTTGTCAGAAATACTAACAAATTCTTCACCTACTCTAGTCAAAAAGGCTTTTATAGCCAAGCGCAACTCGCTGGACATACTCTTTgtaaacaatttcaatgtCAAGTGATATAAAACAGGACAATGTTTCACAaagtcatcatcatccaatTCAACATATCCCTCATAAATTTCCACTATCACCGGCTTCCATGTTGAAATGTTTCGTTGCTGGTTAGTTTCATCAAGGTCTGAATACCTTTCGACAATTGTGTTGCACAATGGTACAAGATAATCCAATAAACTCTGCTTGTTTGCTGGTGATGTCTTGTCATCATCACAATACATTCTAAAAGTGATGTTAATAAACACAGCAGCAGAGGACGATTCttgtttcaataaatttggtAACCTCTCTATTACACCAGCGTTCCATAATCTGACTCGCAAATCGTAATCATCATTAAACTTTTTAGCGAAATTGTAACTCTTGAATAACAATTTTGCCATCTtcaacaaataatgataagGCACATTTTCATAAAAGTCATCGCTTTCAAATAGTTCAGACAATGATTGTATTAATAACAATTGCAACACACTTTTCACAACAATAGATGATTtatcttttgattttttcaatctttcTTCAGCATCATCGATAATAGGATTCTTGCTTTCCCTGTGTTCCACTTCTTCTCCACCAATATCACTTGAACCACCTTCGCCATCTTTAGCAGTTCTATTTCTGAGTGGATCGGATGTAAACAACTCTTTAGCGGTTGTTAATTCAAACAAGTTGCTAAGAGCATCCGAAACTTTTCCCCAATGTTCATAATTAAAGTTTTGGGCATTgtcaattaataatgaaatcaagCATTCGCGTCCAATACGAGCAATTGTATCGTTTTCTTGACATATACAAGATATTATCAACTCAAGATAGCCATCAAGAAAGCTGTTCAAGGCATCAAAATAATGAGTGAATAATGTCATCATGCTTTTCAAAGCTTGAATCAAAGTTGTTGATAGCCAAACTGACAATTGGtcattaatatcatcaagCCCAATCTCCCAGTGATTACTCAATACATGAAAGATAGGAAACAACAAGTTTTCACAAAtgattttccaaaattcaaaatcaaaatactGACCATATTTCATCAACACATCAAACAAATTAGTCAAGGCTCGTGATCTAACCTCCAACTCTTCTCCAgtcataataatatcatgGAAACCATACAAAACCGGGAACCACAATTTCACTAGATGctcatttttttcaatgtcAGGAACGATTGGTTTATTATCTTCGCCAGTGTTAAGAACAGTGTATTGGGCAATTTCATGGATTAGTCTGGACAATACATCTAACGATAGTAAACTGATTCTTTGGAACTTTTCGTTTTTGGCCATTACCGTGAAACAAACCACTAAATCTGAAAATGAGTCTTGGAGTCTTACTTCCTCAACATATTCTTTGTTTATCCAGTTGGCCATTTTGTAAGCTTTCATCACAATTGACTCTTTGTTCTCTTTGGCTGCAGCAGTGCAAACCCCAAATATTGTTTTCCACCCggatttaattttatcagCTCTGGCAAGAATCATATTGTTGATGCATTCCAAAACCATATCCTTTACTTCAAGAGAATCATTGTGCAATATAACATACTCAAATGGctttaaaaattctttttgaaatttaaaatGAGCCAATTCCTCGATTTCCAAAAATCTCATTGACAACTGACGCAAAGAATCCAACGCAAAAAACAGAATAGCAGGATTAGTATGACAACCAACTGCATTGAAGGTTTCACCCATGGCAGCCCAAAGCTGAGACCATTCTAAACGGATTCTACTCATATTGTAGTAACAAATATCCACAACCTTTTGTAATGAATAGGTTCTAGGGTTGGTGCTTTGACCAGAAGAATCTATTTCCTCTTGTGCTACCTCAGATAATGCTCTGACAAACTGGACAATACTTTCTCCCGATAAATTAGCACTATTTGTAAACACTTTATCAATAGCAACTTCCAACTCCGTCTTTGTCAATAAGCTAGCAGCTTCAGGAGACAATTGCTGATTGTGGAACTTGCTTGCTGCTGTTTGAGCCGGTGTTtgggaagaagaaaacgACCTGAAGAAGCTACTGCTAGTTCGAGAAGTTTCCAAAGAGTTCCTAGTTACAAGTTTGGCAATGGTAACGTCTGGAATCGAATCCTGATCCACACCTTGAGCAATTAACTGTAATCGTTCCAATTGCGATATAGATGTTAAAATTTGAACCCAAGCATCACGACCCAAATGGTCACCTTCAGAAACTGCCAAATCCAACATGATGTAAATTGAATCgatgtttttttgtttcatttcttCGTAATTATGGAGATTCTGAAATTGAACCAAAGCACTAATAAAAGACGTTTTGGCATAATCCAAACCAAACATACACGCAATGCGAATAGATAACTTAATTCCTTCAAGACATGTTCGGCTGACATCCTCTTCATCATATTCTTTGAAAGGCGGAGTGAGTGCAGCTAATACCGACATCCACAATGTATCAAAAATCGATTTCACGTGCAACACATTGCTCGCAGCATAGAATATGCCCTCCAGATCATCTGACTTTGATTTTTTGCCCAAGTTTCTCATCAACTTTTCTGTCTTGGTTGACATTTCTTTTGATGCATGAATGTATGCTTCACGTGTAACATCTCGCCCACCAAAGAACCCTATTGATTGACCAGATGCAGGAACAGAAAGATCTCCCGCTAATAATGCTGCATGTTGTTCTGATTGTAACTTGATCTCGTCATTGAGAATTTCATCATAAATCTTTTCCAAGAATTCTCTGGGTAAATCCTTACCATCATCAATTCCAGAATTGTTCATAATAAAGCTGTCGATCGTCattctatttttaatttgagGGGAGTGCAAGTCAGTGTTCAACATAATAACTGAATAGGCTAAAATGTACGCTGCATCAGCATTTGTGAAAACATCGGGATTTCCCAAAACATATCTTTCAGCAAACTTTAACATAAACCTATCAATCTTCTGGGCTTCCCCAGGTAACCTGAAAGACTGTAAAAACCTTCTCATTGCATCGACAAATCCTGTTTTCTCAAATTCcatttcatcaacaaatgcATGCATGATAGCAATGTTCTTTTCATCCCCTTCCCCAAGGTATTCTCCAATGGTAGCTTTGTCTAATCCATCTGTTGTTAAAAGAAACTTGGCAATGTCATTTGGGTCGTCAGAAGTAATAAAtccattatcaataaagtAGCGCAACCCCTTTTTGGCTTTCTGATTAAATTGTCGCACACCTTCCAAATACgccttttttctttgcttctgattttcaaattgCTGAGGATTATCACTCTCAGTTAAGCTATCACCATTGACAAATGAGTGGTTTCTCGAAGCGCTGATCGATGTATTTGTTGAATCTGAACGGTTTCTGAGTGACAATAACGACttgttattatcattattatcaatagtAAACAGTTTAGAGTTTGCATTGGTAAGACCACGTTGTGCCCATGAATACAACGAGCGCAAAAATGCCACAGCACACCCGATTGAAGTCATTTTTAATGCATACTCCAAGGGAAATTGACTATAGATCTCTGGCTCAGGTGGCCTTGAAGACATAGTTTTGCTAGTAAGATTCgaaattttgtttatgtCATAAACAGATATTCCGTTTCTTCTGTTTTCACGATAGGCGTATTTTTGTTGTGGAGTGACTTCAACTCTTTGCAATGAAAGTTTGGTTAAGTAATCAATAAGCTTCTCACAGATATTTGGCATGTTACTGTCACAAtcataattcaaataaaactCAATAATACATCTCGAATCATTGCATAATCGTTCAATTATCGACAATAAATAGCGCTTTTGATGAGCACTTGAAGTTTTCATTTCAGCAACGGGGAAATAGATTTCATCCCAAAAGACTGGTATTTCTCTCTTGAATTCCGCCCTCAAGTTTGAAATGATGAGCCAAAAAATTTCCAATGAAAGTTCAAAGACAGGAGCTAATGCTGAAGCGGCATTCTTCGAAAGTGCCAAATTGATATATTGTCTTACTGCGTTTACCATCCGCACATGCTCGTTGGTATTTGAAGATAAAATTATAACATCGCGACTTAAGAATATATCAATATGGTCCTTCAAAATTGTGTGGACTATGTGCAATGACAATAATTTTGATCTCACTGAATGTGATTTCATATCAATTGTGGCTGAATCTAACGACTTGATTGAAAGCTTGCACATTGCTCTGAATACTAAAAATGCATCCTTTACTGCTAAATCCTCATCCGTTTCTGTGGCAAAATTGGCTTCATTTAAGCgatcattatcattgatAACATCGCTCAAGTTTTCCAATCGTTTTAACGTAAGCTTCTCTTGGTCCTCCGTTTCACCAGAAGCTTCGATTTCCAAATTATCATCTGACGATGAGGATATTAATCGAGGAGTACTGTTTCTTTTACTCTTATTCTTGACAGACTCTTCAACTCTTTGGAAAATGGTTCCAATGACCTGAGTCAAAATTCCTTGAGCAACCGCTTGATTCCTGGCTGTTAATGAAAAGATGAATACATTATAAATCTGTCTAACAGCTTGTAGTAAAGATGCACCGTGACATGGCATCAAAAGAATACTATGCATCAAAGCTCTCACTACTTGCATTTCTAGTTCAGGATCAGTTCCCTCCCCTTCGAAACAAGCTGATATTACGCTCACCGAATCATCAGTTAGTTTAACCTGTTCCAAGTAATCGTCAAACTGTGcataatcaaataatttggcaaataaatcaattgcttTTGATTTTAAGTTTGTGCTTGACGTATCGCAACATGCTTTTAGGGcattaaatataatttgagGATTTTTCGATTCTGGATCATTTAAAGAATCAAGGGCAGTCTGgatcaaattcttgaagCTTTCATCCTTTTTCACCTCTTTTGAAGTAAGAATTGCGTCGaatgtttttttaaagatttGTGCATTGTCGACTGTTGcatttgatgaaatagATAAAATCGAACTCTGACGAATATGGTTAGCAGTTGGGGTGCTCTGGACTGATACGTCCTCAGCTGGAGTCACTACTGTGTCAGGGATCGCTTCTGGTGAGTTATTGATTTTAGGTGTTCCCTTAGTATTGGCATTGGAGGTGTTGTCCGTATCAGTATTAGACTTATCACTCTCAGTGTTTTTAGGTGAATTGTTGCCATCTAAAGTAGGAACTGTATCCTCCTTTAcatcttcaatatttgttgtttcctGTACTTCGTTATCAGGTTGATGCAATTCCACTTCTGTAATTGGATCTGAGGAATCATCGGGGTTTTTATTTCCATTCAGAGTGTTATCTGTGTTagtgttttcattttggCCATTTTTCTCAATTGACTCTAACAGAGTCTCAATTTCATGAGGCTTCAGagcttcttcttcttgttctgACATTAATTGATCTCGTCTTATTTACCACCTAGTTTTTAAAATAGTGTAGaaataacaacaaataaataaaagcCGAACGCTTGAACAATAAGAAGTTACTATATTTAtgcaaatcaatttttatttgttgttctcatttttttttttttttctctcacTTCTTGGTGAGAAAATGTAATATTAGTGAGTGGTGTTGGTTGTGTTGTGTTGGGCTTTTCATTGTCGTGGCAGTGAAGAGAATAAAATGAGACcagttttcttttaaaaccaccaaaatgagaaaaaatagaaaaattggACATAAAATTCcacaaaactaaaaaaagcTTTGATCAATTATACACGCACATATCTAAACCACTACGAAATTCTAAAATTCACTTAAAGCAACAGCAGTAGCTTGGAAATCATCatgagaaattgaaatacTTACGTTTTTAACACCAGCTTTAGTAGCAGCTTTTTTGGCCTCACCATGCAAAACTACTTTAGGAGCACCATTAATGTCACGGGtgatttcaatatcaatcaaGCTTGCTCCAGCACCTTTTGATTCAACGCCTAAGGCTTTAAAAACAGCTTCCTTTGCTGACCAAGTTCCAGTAAATGAGGCTTGTGGATGAGCAGTATTTGCACAgtattcaatttcattaccAGTAAAgtttctttcaataaagGTCTCGTTGTCCAAATTAATTGCTGACAACAATTCAACATCTACTCCAACTCCTTTTGAAGATTTGTTTAAAGTTGATAACGCTTTAGCGGTTTTTTGAGCAACTTCACCAACATAAGATTGATTCGattgaattgttttgtCACTGAATACCAACTTCTTCTTGCTTTCTTCAACACGAGCCAATGGATCCAAATAAACTGGTTGTTCCAATTCGTCACTGTATGGAGCCTTATCTTTGGCAACAAACATGGTGTTTCTGGTAATTGCATTGTGCATGTAACGGTAGGTCTTTTTGTTTCTAGCGGAAACCTTGCTAGCGTATTCTTCATAAGTGGATCTATCCAAAACAGCAAACAAGTAATCTGGATGAACAACAACTGCTTGTGCACCTTTTTGACCGAAACCAAATGATGTAACAGAAACAGCCTTAATACCATCGGTTTGAATTGATCTTGATGGGTACAATACATATTCGTATTCCTCTAAAAGTTTATCAACATTATCAGCATTTCTATTTCCTGGAACAAGACCCGTCTCAAGAATTTGAATGGCACCATTCAACATCCAAGCACCAGCAGCACCTTTTGGATGACCTGTCAAGTATTTTTGGAACACACCAAATACTGGGTTACCTTCGGATCTACCCAAGTGCTTCATcatgttgttgattgtaGCTGATTCATTCTTATCGTTAGCAACAGTAGAAGTACCATGGAATGATGCAACACCAAGATCATCAATGGTTAAGTTAAAGGCAGCCAAAGACCCTCTTAATGGAGCAATTCTTGGATCAGACTTGTAGAATGAATTACCCCATTGTTTCTTGGCGTCTGAAACTTGTCTCTTTGATTCACGGTACACTTCTTCGgttctttctttcaaaaattcaTGCATGGAAAATTCGTCACCAAATTCTTCCTTGGCCAACTCGGCTTCTTCTTGCAAGTAAGAAAGTTCTGTTTCTTCCCaggatttgatttgttccAATCTTTTGTTCAATTGTCTTTTTCTATATTTGATGTTTAAAAGTGGAGATGGGTACTTCAAGTTTCCATGATGTTCTCTGGCAGTAGTCAAGATACCCTTACCTGGTGCTGGAACAGATCTACCAATTTTATCAGTGGCAGTAGCAGTCATGGCCAACACAGCATGGATTGGAACACCCATTTTAAGAGCTAAATCAGCAGTCATAATAACTTGAATACCAGAACCTTGAGCTTCCATGAAACCATTTCTGGTGGTCGTGGTTGGTCTGGACATTTCTTTTGGTGTTCTTCCGTGTTTGAATTCTTCAATAGAATTAGAAGTAGCATTCATGTTGGCGAATTCGTAGGACCCTTCTTCTTGGAAGTCATCGTAACCACCTACCAACACCACTTTAGCCTTACCAGACAAAATAGTTTCAATACCAATGTCAACCGATTCAACAGCAGTGGCACAAGCACCAACTGGAGTCTTGATTGGACCAGAGgaagacaacaacaacatattGACCCAAGCAGACATAGTGTTAATAAACGattcttgtaaaatatCATTTTGAACTGGTCTGTCAGCAAATCTATCTTTAAACATTCCTCTCAAAGCAGAAACACCTCCCATACCAGAACCAGAGCAATTACCAACTTCAGACACATGAACGTATTTGTAGAATTCGTATGGATCAGTGATACCAGCAGACAATAAAGCCTCAACAGTGGCAACCAACACATACAAAGTAATTGGGTCAACTTGACTAATAGTGTCTTCTGGAATACCATAGGTACGAGCGTCCCAACCGGTTGGAATTTGACCAGCAACTAATCTATCAAATCTCAAAGCTTTAGGAACGTACAAAGTTGCACCTTTCAAGATTCTGACTGTGTATTCACCgctttcttcaatttcgAAAATTTCACATTTTTCACCGTGTTCGTGTTTGTATTGCTCGGCTGTTTCTTTGGAACATTCAAATGGCTCTAAATCGTGTTGAACCACAACTTCTTGAATcatttgtttcttctttggGTCATAGCCATTGAACAATTCTGGCTCAATCAATCTAATACCAGAATGTTCTAAAATCTCTTCTTCGTATTTGGATTTAATATCTTTTTCGTCGATTGGAGTTTGAGTCTTGGCATCAACCCATCCAGAATATGGTTTTCCTTTCAAATTACCATTGTGATATTTAATGAACCCCATGATCCAAGCCATTTCAATAGCACCTTCCAAAGAAAATTCACCATAGGCTTCCATTTCCCATCTTGTTCTGGAGTTACCCCATGGACCAACTTCAGCAAAACCTgtcacaacaacaacattctCCAAGTCCAACATACCCTCCAATTCTGGAGcaatttgtttgatttcatCATAAGATTTCAAAGTTgggaaatcaaatttcaaGTTGGCTCTAGGTTCAACCATAACCTTGGAATAGTTTGCATCGACGTTATCACCATTGACAACTTTTTGTTCGATGGCTGATTCAATAGACACGGCTCTTCTGATGTCTGCAGTTTCCAATAAATCTGTTCTCAATTTAGATGTGAAATCCTTCAAGTTTTCGATGAACTGCAAGCCACCATTCAAGTCAGCCATAACAGGTTCTTCTTGACATAATTGTACAATCTCTGGTGTCAATAATCCTAAAATATTGAAAgccatttctttttgtgaGAAAGTTCTGACAcctaatttttcaataccTTCAGCAATAATGTTGTTGGCACTCATTAAACCTGTACCTCTAGTCCACCCAATGACGGCACCACAAATGGTCAACTTGGATCCCCAGTCTTCAGAATACCATCTGTTGAATAAAGTTTCCAATGAGATTTTAGATTCGGAGTACAACCCGTCAAATCCAAACGTTCCGTGATTTGGAGATAATGGCAAAATACATTGAGCTGGTCTAGTATCTGTTGCCTTTCTGGATTTGACAGCACCCAACAATCTTAAAAGGTTTGTTAACATGATTCTGTGGGCAAATTCAGATTTAGAATCAATGTTGTCGAGACCATTACCATTTTCTGGAATAGCAGCAAATGGAATAATTGCATCCAAATCCCAGCCTAAACCGCCTTTCTTTGGCTCGTCATAAATGTATTGGACCAATGCATCAACATCTTGTTTGGATCCTTGGTTGAAGGGAACAACAATTAAGGTAGATCCAGCTGCACCGTATCTGGCATACATGTTTTGATAATACTCGGTAACTTTCTTAGAAAATCTAGAGGTTGTAACAACAACTTTGGCACCACCACTGATTAAACCTTGCAAAATTTCGGCACCAATGGAGccagcaccagcaccagTAACCAAGACATACTTGTCTCTAAAGGTTAAACCATTAATGGCAGCTGATTCCAATCCATCCAAGTAGAGAGAAGACAACTTCTTATTGTACTCCCAACCGTCTTTGGTCTTTTTCTGAATGTGCAAGAATGGAATAGTTTGAGATGGAATAGTAGACGAGACAGGTTGGATGATAGAAGTCTTATCTGGTAAAGAagcaatttcatcatcGGAAGAAGGAGTGCAAGGAtcttctacttcttctgttggtgttgttggAA includes:
- a CDS encoding fatty acid synthase subunit alpha (ec 2.3.1.86) [includes: acyl carrier; 3-oxoacyl-[acyl-carrier-protein] reductase (ec 1.1.1.100) (beta-ketoacyl reductase); 3-oxoacyl-[acyl-carrier-protein] synthase (ec 2.3.1.41) (beta-ketoacyl synthase)], putative (In S. cerevisiae: catalyzes the synthesis of long-chain saturated fatty acids) — encoded protein: MKPEIEQELSHTLLTELLAYQFASPVRWIETQDVFLKQHNTERIIEIGPSPTLSGMANRTIKAKYESYDAALSLQRQVLCYSKDAKEIYYKPDPADLAPKETPKKEENATPAPAAAAAAATAAAPTPAAAPTPAPVSAGPVESIPDEPVKASLLIHVLVAQKLKKPLDAVPMTKAIKDLVNGKSTVQNEILGDLGKEFGSTPEKPEDTPLEELAEQFQDSFSGQLGKTSTSLISRLMSSKMPGGFSITTARKYLESRFGLGAGRQDSVLLMALTNEPANRLAAEADAKAFFDGIAQKYASSAGISLSSGSASGAGAANGGGAVVDSAALDALTAENKKLAKQQLEVLARYLQVDLNKGAKSFIKEKEASAVLQKELDLWEAEHGEFYAKGIQPTFSALKSRTYDSYWNWARQDVLSMYFDIIFGKLTSVDRETINQCIQIMNRANPTLIKFMQYHIDHCPEYKGETYKLAKRLGQQLIDNCKQVLSEDPVYKDVSRITGPKTKVSAKGNIEYEETQKDSVRKFEQYVYEMAQGGAMTKVSQPTIQEDLARVYKAISKQASKDSKLELQRVYEDLLKVVESSKEIETEQLTKDILQAATVPTTPTEEVEDPCTPSSDDEIASLPDKTSIIQPVSSTIPSQTIPFLHIQKKTKDGWEYNKKLSSLYLDGLESAAINGLTFRDKYVLVTGAGAGSIGAEILQGLISGGAKVVVTTSRFSKKVTEYYQNMYARYGAAGSTLIVVPFNQGSKQDVDALVQYIYDEPKKGGLGWDLDAIIPFAAIPENGNGLDNIDSKSEFAHRIMLTNLLRLLGAVKSRKATDTRPAQCILPLSPNHGTFGFDGLYSESKISLETLFNRWYSEDWGSKLTICGAVIGWTRGTGLMSANNIIAEGIEKLGVRTFSQKEMAFNILGLLTPEIVQLCQEEPVMADLNGGLQFIENLKDFTSKLRTDLLETADIRRAVSIESAIEQKVVNGDNVDANYSKVMVEPRANLKFDFPTLKSYDEIKQIAPELEGMLDLENVVVVTGFAEVGPWGNSRTRWEMEAYGEFSLEGAIEMAWIMGFIKYHNGNLKGKPYSGWVDAKTQTPIDEKDIKSKYEEEILEHSGIRLIEPELFNGYDPKKKQMIQEVVVQHDLEPFECSKETAEQYKHEHGEKCEIFEIEESGEYTVRILKGATLYVPKALRFDRLVAGQIPTGWDARTYGIPEDTISQVDPITLYVLVATVEALLSAGITDPYEFYKYVHVSEVGNCSGSGMGGVSALRGMFKDRFADRPVQNDILQESFINTMSAWVNMLLLSSSGPIKTPVGACATAVESVDIGIETILSGKAKVVLVGGYDDFQEEGSYEFANMNATSNSIEEFKHGRTPKEMSRPTTTTRNGFMEAQGSGIQVIMTADLALKMGVPIHAVLAMTATATDKIGRSVPAPGKGILTTAREHHGNLKYPSPLLNIKYRKRQLNKRLEQIKSWEETELSYLQEEAELAKEEFGDEFSMHEFLKERTEEVYRESKRQVSDAKKQWGNSFYKSDPRIAPLRGSLAAFNLTIDDLGVASFHGTSTVANDKNESATINNMMKHLGRSEGNPVFGVFQKYLTGHPKGAAGAWMLNGAIQILETGLVPGNRNADNVDKLLEEYEYVLYPSRSIQTDGIKAVSVTSFGFGQKGAQAVVVHPDYLFAVLDRSTYEEYASKVSARNKKTYRYMHNAITRNTMFVAKDKAPYSDELEQPVYLDPLARVEESKKKLVFSDKTIQSNQSYVGEVAQKTAKALSTLNKSSKGVGVDVELLSAINLDNETFIERNFTGNEIEYCANTAHPQASFTGTWSAKEAVFKALGVESKGAGASLIDIEITRDINGAPKVVLHGEAKKAATKAGVKNVSISISHDDFQATAVALSEF